One region of Salinirubrum litoreum genomic DNA includes:
- a CDS encoding nuclear transport factor 2 family protein, producing the protein MATWTDPEPPQHPNRWPPNLHPTVAPVDLVADYYRALDTHDYDALQNVLDPGFVQHRPDRRFDSREAFVRFVRDDRPQSDTTHRVHTRYVPDAEADGTPDATEVLARGEVLSAEGDLLVRFVDRFRIVAGSIVELETFTR; encoded by the coding sequence GTGGCCACCTGGACAGACCCGGAGCCGCCACAGCATCCAAACCGCTGGCCGCCGAACCTCCACCCGACCGTGGCTCCCGTGGACCTCGTCGCCGACTACTACCGCGCGCTCGACACACACGACTACGACGCCCTGCAGAACGTCCTCGACCCCGGCTTCGTCCAGCACCGCCCGGACCGCCGGTTCGACTCCCGCGAGGCGTTCGTCCGGTTCGTGCGCGACGACCGCCCCCAGTCCGACACCACCCACCGCGTCCACACCCGTTACGTCCCCGACGCCGAGGCGGACGGAACACCCGACGCGACGGAGGTTCTCGCACGCGGCGAAGTACTGTCGGCGGAGGGCGACCTGCTCGTCCGGTTCGTGGACCGGTTCCGGATCGTCGCGGGGAGCATCGTCGAACTGGAGACGTTCACGCGGTGA
- the serS gene encoding serine--tRNA ligase: MLSRQYLRENPETVRESLDARGYDVDLDHILDLDAEWRQLKSEGDDLRHERNTVSQRIGELKQAGKDEEAQDAIDRSGELKARIAEIEDRADEIEAELDDLLLELPNVPDEDVPVGDDESDNEEVRRTGFDDLRDLPSEVTPHYDLGEELDIIDEGRAAKTTGAGFYFLKGEGAMLEHALIQFMLEVHREQGYVDLFPPIPVKSTSMEGTGQLPKFNEDAYRIGGNEFEAYDDDDLWLCPTAEVPVTNMYADDILLRDDLPLKHQAYTPNFRREAGEHGTETRGIVRVHQFNKVELVNFVEPDDSEARLDELVGEAEAVLDRLGLPYRVLNLCTGDLTFASAKTYDIEVWAPGTDSDEGPEQGGRWLEVSSASNFRDFQARRAGLRYRPERHESAEYLHTLNASGTAVGRVMVALLEYYQNDDGTVTVPEPLQKYMGGKERIEGHEPVGESAVGAGRKE; this comes from the coding sequence ATGCTGAGCAGGCAGTACCTCCGTGAGAACCCGGAGACGGTCCGCGAGAGCCTCGACGCCCGAGGCTACGACGTGGACCTCGACCACATCCTCGATCTCGACGCAGAGTGGCGACAACTGAAGAGTGAGGGCGACGACCTCCGCCACGAGCGCAACACGGTCAGCCAGCGTATCGGCGAACTGAAACAGGCGGGCAAAGACGAGGAGGCACAGGACGCGATCGACCGGTCGGGTGAACTCAAAGCCCGCATCGCCGAGATCGAAGATCGCGCCGACGAGATAGAGGCCGAACTCGACGACCTCCTGCTCGAACTGCCGAACGTCCCGGACGAGGACGTGCCGGTCGGCGACGACGAGTCGGACAACGAGGAGGTCCGCAGAACCGGATTCGACGACCTGCGCGACCTGCCGAGCGAGGTGACGCCCCACTACGATCTGGGCGAGGAGTTGGACATCATCGACGAGGGGCGGGCCGCGAAGACGACCGGCGCGGGCTTCTACTTCCTGAAAGGCGAGGGCGCGATGCTCGAACACGCGCTGATCCAGTTCATGCTGGAGGTCCACCGCGAGCAGGGGTACGTCGACCTGTTCCCGCCGATCCCGGTCAAGAGTACCTCGATGGAGGGCACCGGCCAGTTGCCGAAGTTCAACGAGGACGCCTACCGCATCGGCGGCAACGAGTTCGAGGCGTACGACGACGACGACCTCTGGCTCTGTCCGACCGCCGAGGTGCCGGTGACGAACATGTACGCCGACGACATCCTGCTGCGGGACGACCTCCCGCTGAAACACCAGGCGTACACGCCGAACTTCCGCCGCGAGGCGGGCGAACACGGCACCGAGACGCGCGGCATCGTGCGGGTCCACCAGTTCAACAAGGTCGAACTCGTCAACTTCGTGGAACCGGACGACAGCGAGGCGCGCCTCGACGAACTCGTCGGCGAGGCCGAGGCCGTGCTCGACCGACTCGGCCTCCCGTACCGCGTGTTGAACCTCTGTACCGGCGACCTGACGTTCGCGTCGGCGAAGACCTACGACATCGAGGTGTGGGCACCCGGCACCGACAGCGACGAGGGGCCCGAGCAGGGCGGTCGCTGGCTCGAAGTGTCGTCGGCCTCGAACTTCCGCGACTTCCAGGCCCGGCGGGCGGGCCTGCGCTACCGCCCCGAACGCCACGAGTCGGCCGAGTACCTGCACACGCTCAACGCCTCGGGCACGGCCGTCGGGCGCGTGATGGTCGCTCTCCTCGAGTACTACCAGAACGACGACGGCACGGTCACGGTGCCGGAACCGCTCCAGAAGTACATGGGTGGCAAGGAGCGAATCGAGGGCCACGAACCGGTCGGCGAGAGTGCGGTCGGTGCCGGCCGGAAGGAGTAG
- a CDS encoding DUF7312 domain-containing protein, with the protein MSSPSGPEESERRDDVERADAVDRLDEVDVSEMSDEAGESDRDADPDEQQWRFAVDEVGEDAPTREPLEPESISLENALFVAVGVLLTVGILLVGLL; encoded by the coding sequence ATGAGCAGTCCCTCCGGGCCGGAGGAGTCCGAGCGACGAGACGACGTGGAACGAGCCGACGCGGTCGACCGGTTGGACGAGGTCGACGTCTCCGAGATGTCCGACGAGGCCGGCGAGAGCGATCGGGACGCCGACCCGGACGAACAGCAGTGGCGCTTCGCCGTCGACGAGGTCGGCGAGGACGCACCGACCCGCGAGCCACTGGAACCCGAGTCGATCTCGCTGGAGAACGCGCTGTTCGTCGCGGTCGGAGTGCTGTTGACCGTCGGTATCCTCCTCGTCGGCCTCCTGTAA
- a CDS encoding NfeD family protein, with the protein MVTPLVPLQGLADPGTLSLLLVLAGLGLTLAEALAPGAHFIVVGVALLLAGLIGLLFPPAASPLIAAGLVLAFGAAALWVYREFDFYGGKGSGQTSDSDSLKGKTGRVTERVTETGGQIKLDSGGFNPYYSARSVHGEIEEGDEVIVVDPGGGNVVTVESITGIDTDEIDRELARGRREEQREAETETERA; encoded by the coding sequence ATGGTCACACCCCTCGTGCCCCTGCAGGGGCTAGCGGACCCCGGGACCCTCTCGCTGTTGCTGGTACTGGCCGGACTCGGCCTGACGCTGGCGGAGGCGTTAGCCCCCGGTGCGCACTTCATCGTGGTCGGTGTCGCCCTCCTGCTGGCGGGGCTCATCGGCCTGCTGTTCCCGCCGGCCGCCTCGCCGCTGATCGCGGCCGGTCTCGTCCTCGCGTTCGGCGCGGCGGCGCTGTGGGTCTACCGTGAGTTCGACTTCTACGGCGGCAAAGGCTCCGGACAGACCTCCGACTCCGACTCGCTGAAGGGCAAGACCGGCCGCGTCACCGAACGCGTCACCGAGACCGGCGGCCAGATCAAACTCGACTCCGGCGGCTTCAACCCCTACTACTCCGCCCGGTCGGTCCACGGCGAGATCGAAGAAGGCGACGAGGTGATCGTCGTCGACCCCGGCGGCGGGAACGTCGTCACCGTCGAGTCGATCACCGGCATCGACACCGACGAGATCGACCGCGAACTGGCACGCGGCCGCCGCGAGGAGCAGCGCGAAGCCGAGACCGAGACCGAACGCGCCTGA
- a CDS encoding TrmB family transcriptional regulator, giving the protein MANLRDLGLSEYEARAYRALLRTGPTTAKELSRASDVPMGRVYDVLNSLEQYNLVRSQAASRPKKYVAVEPDAALDRLLDDKKRELEEKAQQYENIVDELVDELDAAEPVDQQFWTAAVGPEETVDLLLERLSAADEQIVMVAGSASPQFDLGEVSELVVEGLEDALSRGVTVSLLMTPTMVESLPRSVGERYTSQLADHPDFDVRIAEPLQGTFNLIDDVEVVIEVPNPLDPGEAFAMIDLKDPDFAADVRAEFDPRWEAAEPLSLSD; this is encoded by the coding sequence ATGGCGAACCTTCGAGACCTCGGGTTGTCGGAGTACGAAGCACGGGCCTACCGCGCCTTGCTTCGAACCGGGCCGACAACCGCGAAAGAGTTGTCAAGAGCCAGTGACGTTCCGATGGGTCGGGTGTACGACGTGTTGAACAGTTTGGAACAGTACAACCTCGTCCGGAGTCAGGCGGCGAGTCGGCCGAAGAAGTACGTCGCCGTCGAACCGGACGCGGCGCTGGACCGCCTGCTGGACGACAAGAAACGCGAACTGGAGGAGAAGGCCCAGCAGTACGAGAACATCGTCGACGAACTGGTGGACGAACTCGACGCCGCCGAACCGGTCGACCAGCAGTTCTGGACCGCCGCAGTCGGCCCGGAGGAGACCGTCGACCTCCTGCTCGAACGACTCTCGGCGGCAGACGAGCAGATCGTCATGGTCGCCGGGAGCGCCTCCCCGCAGTTCGATCTGGGCGAGGTCAGCGAACTCGTCGTGGAGGGACTGGAGGACGCGCTGTCTCGCGGCGTCACCGTCTCACTGCTCATGACGCCGACGATGGTCGAGAGCCTCCCGCGGAGCGTCGGCGAGCGCTACACCAGCCAACTGGCCGACCACCCGGACTTCGACGTACGCATCGCCGAACCACTCCAGGGGACGTTCAACCTGATCGACGACGTGGAGGTCGTCATCGAGGTGCCGAACCCCCTCGATCCGGGCGAGGCGTTCGCCATGATCGACCTGAAGGACCCCGACTTCGCCGCCGACGTGCGGGCGGAGTTCGACCCGCGATGGGAAGCGGCCGAACCGCTGTCGCTGTCGGACTGA
- the mptA gene encoding GTP cyclohydrolase MptA, with protein MSHQLPDVQASQPDVTVGLSQVGVTGVEKLVKVARDEKRPIVLMAEFEVFVDLPATRKGADMSRNMEVIDETLETATSEPTYRVEDVCGDAAERLLDKHDYTSQAEVRMTAELVTREQTPASDKLTQSTATIIASAVATEDGTHEEIGAEVTGMTVCPCSQGMSASRARETLDKLGVDEETAEAFLEEVPQPGHSQRGHATLTITSEGSPDVNLLDVIDIARDSMSARIYNLAKRPDEDHMTYHAHANAKFVEDCVRSMAEDVVEQFDHLPEDAVVRMKQSNDESIHQHNAHAEREVTFAQLRDELRLGR; from the coding sequence ATGAGTCACCAGTTGCCTGACGTACAGGCAAGCCAGCCCGACGTGACCGTCGGGCTCAGTCAGGTAGGGGTCACAGGCGTCGAGAAGCTCGTGAAGGTCGCCCGCGACGAGAAGCGTCCCATCGTGTTGATGGCGGAGTTCGAGGTGTTCGTGGATCTGCCGGCGACGCGCAAGGGGGCCGACATGAGCCGTAACATGGAGGTCATCGACGAGACGCTGGAGACGGCGACGAGCGAACCGACGTACCGCGTCGAGGACGTGTGCGGCGACGCCGCCGAGCGACTGCTCGACAAGCACGACTACACCTCGCAGGCGGAGGTCCGGATGACGGCCGAACTCGTCACCCGCGAGCAGACGCCCGCGAGCGACAAACTCACCCAGAGCACCGCGACGATCATCGCCAGTGCGGTCGCCACCGAGGACGGCACCCACGAGGAGATCGGGGCCGAGGTCACGGGCATGACGGTCTGTCCCTGCTCGCAGGGGATGTCCGCCTCCCGCGCCCGCGAGACGCTGGACAAACTCGGCGTCGACGAGGAGACGGCCGAGGCGTTCTTAGAGGAAGTGCCTCAGCCGGGTCACTCCCAGCGCGGCCACGCGACGCTGACGATCACCAGCGAGGGGTCGCCGGACGTGAACCTGCTGGACGTGATCGACATCGCCCGCGACTCGATGTCGGCGCGTATCTACAACCTCGCGAAGCGTCCCGACGAGGACCACATGACCTACCACGCCCACGCGAACGCGAAGTTCGTCGAGGACTGCGTGCGGTCGATGGCCGAAGACGTGGTCGAGCAGTTCGACCACCTGCCGGAGGACGCGGTCGTCCGGATGAAACAGTCGAACGACGAGTCGATCCACCAGCACAACGCCCACGCCGAGCGTGAGGTCACGTTCGCGCAGTTGCGCGACGAACTCCGACTCGGTCGGTAA
- a CDS encoding DUF7124 domain-containing protein, whose amino-acid sequence MDGSGGSADMTLAFELEALKALANPNEVFNDARQWTEYVGVVSEKPTYVVTNFTRKHRIRQDFFSGPRGTKESLENVKKQFDTDRHVFVGTTDEDSALADEVGWEFLPLEQAAEAAGWTLSETGEPDDPFEAEARDDWP is encoded by the coding sequence ATGGACGGAAGCGGCGGGAGCGCCGACATGACGCTGGCGTTCGAGTTGGAGGCACTGAAGGCGCTGGCGAACCCGAACGAAGTGTTCAACGACGCCCGCCAGTGGACCGAGTACGTCGGCGTCGTCTCGGAGAAACCGACCTACGTCGTGACGAACTTCACCCGCAAACACCGCATCCGGCAGGACTTCTTCTCCGGGCCGCGCGGGACGAAGGAGAGTCTGGAGAACGTCAAGAAGCAGTTCGACACCGACCGGCACGTCTTCGTCGGGACGACCGACGAGGACAGCGCGCTGGCCGACGAGGTCGGCTGGGAGTTCCTCCCGCTCGAACAGGCCGCCGAGGCCGCCGGGTGGACGCTCTCGGAGACCGGCGAACCGGACGACCCCTTCGAGGCCGAGGCCCGCGACGACTGGCCCTGA
- a CDS encoding NAD(P)/FAD-dependent oxidoreductase, which translates to MSQSFVIIGDGIAGSSAAETLREEAPDADITVITDEGEALYNRILIKEFAKGKLPEAPISIHQEGWYEERDIDLELNTLVTNIDTEAHELETHDDEVIGYDKLLVATGGTPSQLPVDNSDADGINHFWTFQDARAIKQNVESCEHGVIVGAGLLGIDLAAICGAQDVEAHYLMRGDCWWRYALSEQGAEIMHQAMRERGVTPVFQSGVDHFETDDDGHVTAAVDPDGERYEAEWAGVAIGLDFNTEVLQDTPIELKDDGSVITDEYMQTSVDDVYAAGDLTWFYDSILGEHGQNGSWGSAKEQGSIAGEVMANGPEATEPFRWVSSYSITHFDFPFLSFGHPTIGDDEVEQKFSDTEWRRLALKDGKIVGGVLIGDLAPQSAYKKLMREERVVGDQKDVLMEESVDLDKLAPAQEQ; encoded by the coding sequence ATGAGCCAGTCGTTCGTGATAATCGGCGACGGGATCGCGGGGAGTTCGGCCGCCGAGACCCTCCGCGAGGAAGCGCCCGACGCCGACATCACAGTCATCACAGACGAGGGTGAGGCCCTCTACAACCGAATTCTGATCAAGGAGTTCGCCAAGGGCAAACTGCCCGAAGCGCCCATCTCGATCCACCAGGAGGGGTGGTACGAGGAACGCGACATCGACCTCGAACTGAACACGCTCGTCACGAACATCGACACCGAGGCCCACGAACTGGAGACGCACGACGACGAGGTCATCGGGTACGACAAACTGCTCGTCGCCACCGGCGGCACCCCCTCGCAACTGCCGGTCGACAACTCCGACGCCGACGGCATCAACCACTTCTGGACGTTCCAGGACGCCCGCGCGATCAAGCAGAACGTCGAGTCCTGCGAACACGGCGTCATCGTCGGTGCCGGGCTGCTCGGGATCGACCTCGCCGCCATCTGTGGCGCACAGGACGTGGAGGCCCACTACCTGATGCGCGGTGACTGCTGGTGGCGCTACGCCCTCTCGGAGCAGGGCGCGGAGATCATGCACCAGGCGATGCGCGAACGCGGCGTCACGCCGGTCTTCCAGTCCGGCGTCGACCACTTCGAGACGGACGACGACGGCCACGTCACGGCCGCCGTCGACCCCGACGGCGAGCGCTACGAGGCCGAGTGGGCCGGCGTCGCCATCGGGCTCGACTTCAACACCGAGGTCCTGCAGGACACCCCCATCGAACTGAAAGACGACGGCTCGGTCATCACCGACGAGTACATGCAGACCAGCGTCGACGACGTGTACGCGGCGGGCGACCTGACGTGGTTCTACGACAGCATCCTCGGCGAACACGGCCAGAACGGCTCGTGGGGGTCGGCGAAGGAGCAGGGCAGTATCGCGGGCGAAGTGATGGCGAACGGCCCCGAGGCGACCGAGCCGTTCCGGTGGGTCTCCTCGTACTCGATCACGCACTTCGACTTCCCGTTCCTCTCCTTCGGCCACCCGACCATCGGCGACGACGAGGTCGAACAGAAGTTCTCCGACACCGAGTGGCGGCGACTCGCGCTGAAGGACGGCAAGATCGTCGGCGGCGTCCTCATCGGCGACCTCGCGCCGCAGTCGGCGTACAAGAAGCTGATGCGCGAAGAGCGCGTCGTCGGCGACCAGAAGGACGTGCTGATGGAGGAGTCGGTCGACCTCGACAAACTCGCGCCGGCACAAGAGCAGTAA
- a CDS encoding DUF6149 family protein, whose product MKIRQNVRHWATKKGLTMPVVGDIVTEKMVDLHVNVFGKRAAEGRRAEREAHMAAFFECTFDTYLAALDYGYPEAEAREITHAQANFDFYNHGWTEMMEITTDEVEAHYDRYADFFEQYDITIADPLGDFRTREIPDAPSTPEKLADPEHPHAEGGFADDVYVEGPDGELVVGGNATEPDDDEVDVESAVGMDDTDGDEEARA is encoded by the coding sequence ATGAAGATTCGTCAGAACGTCCGCCACTGGGCCACGAAGAAGGGACTCACGATGCCCGTCGTCGGTGACATCGTCACCGAGAAGATGGTCGATCTGCACGTGAACGTCTTCGGCAAGCGCGCGGCGGAGGGTCGCCGCGCGGAGCGCGAAGCGCACATGGCGGCGTTCTTCGAGTGTACCTTCGACACGTATCTGGCCGCGCTGGACTACGGCTACCCCGAGGCCGAGGCCCGCGAGATCACCCACGCGCAGGCGAACTTCGACTTCTACAACCACGGCTGGACGGAGATGATGGAGATCACGACCGACGAGGTCGAGGCCCACTACGACCGCTACGCCGACTTCTTCGAGCAGTACGACATCACCATCGCCGACCCGCTTGGCGACTTCCGCACCCGCGAGATCCCCGACGCGCCGTCGACGCCCGAGAAACTCGCCGACCCCGAACACCCCCACGCCGAGGGCGGCTTCGCGGACGACGTGTACGTCGAAGGACCGGACGGCGAGTTGGTGGTCGGCGGCAACGCGACCGAACCGGACGACGACGAGGTCGACGTGGAGTCTGCCGTCGGGATGGACGACACCGACGGCGACGAAGAAGCGCGCGCGTGA
- a CDS encoding DUF4382 domain-containing protein, with the protein MRRHGLTAILFATLVVLAGCTGGVGPGVGSTDDTTGTAAMDGSGSGTVQFYISDQPSAIEDFEHLNVTITQVGFQQADGGDAGANETEESDDETETNETEESDDETETNETEEPGDDETETNETEEPGDDETEMPNSTADPETDDGDEADEEDDSETEDADEDDSEPGDWETYDVDDRTVDLTRLQGANATRLTSMNVSNGTYSKVFVYVSEINATLENGEQVNVKLPSEKLQLNTEFTVGNGEAVDFVFDITVKKAGNSGKYILQPVVSESGTSDQVEIRDVDADREDRGKDDEKRDAGDDERDDERPDEEALNASFVGAVTQGENATLRVLDDGSAVENASVAVNDEQVGTTDADGELTFAVPDDRELDVEITAGDREADLDRRFAGEENGGEKGGNGNDDTGADYDFRTALA; encoded by the coding sequence ATGCGACGCCACGGACTCACCGCGATACTGTTCGCAACGCTCGTCGTCCTCGCCGGGTGTACCGGCGGTGTCGGTCCCGGCGTGGGATCGACCGACGACACTACCGGGACGGCCGCGATGGACGGCTCCGGATCGGGCACGGTCCAGTTCTACATCAGCGACCAGCCGAGCGCCATCGAGGACTTCGAACACCTGAACGTCACCATCACGCAGGTCGGCTTCCAGCAGGCCGACGGTGGCGACGCGGGCGCGAACGAGACCGAGGAGTCGGACGACGAGACGGAGACGAACGAGACCGAGGAGTCGGACGACGAGACGGAGACGAACGAGACGGAGGAACCGGGCGACGACGAGACGGAGACGAACGAGACGGAGGAACCGGGCGACGACGAGACCGAGATGCCGAACTCGACCGCCGACCCGGAGACCGACGACGGTGACGAGGCGGACGAGGAAGACGACTCGGAAACCGAGGACGCAGACGAAGACGACTCCGAGCCCGGCGACTGGGAGACCTACGACGTGGACGACCGGACGGTCGATCTGACGCGCCTGCAGGGGGCGAACGCGACCCGACTTACGAGCATGAACGTCTCGAACGGCACCTACTCGAAGGTGTTCGTCTACGTCTCCGAGATCAACGCCACCCTGGAGAACGGCGAGCAGGTGAACGTCAAGCTCCCGAGCGAGAAACTCCAGCTCAACACGGAGTTCACGGTCGGGAACGGCGAGGCGGTGGACTTCGTCTTCGACATCACGGTGAAGAAGGCGGGCAACAGCGGGAAGTACATCCTCCAACCGGTCGTCAGCGAGTCCGGCACGAGCGACCAAGTCGAGATCAGAGACGTCGACGCGGACCGCGAGGACCGCGGGAAAGACGACGAGAAGCGCGACGCCGGTGACGACGAACGCGACGACGAGCGCCCCGACGAGGAGGCGTTGAACGCCTCGTTCGTCGGCGCGGTGACGCAGGGCGAGAACGCGACGCTCCGCGTGCTCGACGACGGGAGCGCAGTCGAGAACGCCAGTGTCGCCGTGAACGACGAGCAGGTCGGGACGACCGACGCCGACGGCGAACTGACCTTCGCCGTGCCGGACGACCGCGAACTCGACGTCGAGATCACCGCGGGCGACCGCGAGGCGGACCTCGACCGGCGGTTCGCGGGCGAGGAGAACGGCGGTGAGAAAGGCGGTAACGGGAACGACGACACCGGCGCGGACTACGACTTCCGAACGGCGCTCGCGTAA
- the ubaA gene encoding SAMP-activating enzyme E1, which translates to MTLSLDSTQLDRYSRHIIMDEVGPEGQRALLDSSVLVVGAGGLGSPVIQYLAAAGVGTLGIADADDVERSNLQRQIVHADSDVGEPKVDSAAAYVRRLNPDVTVEGHRTRVGPDNAESLVAEYDLVVDASDNFPTRYVLNDTCRLAETPLVHGAIYKFEGQATTLVPEGPCYRCLFPEAPEPGTVPDCATTGVLGVLPGTVGCVQATEAVKAILGAGELLAGRLLFYDAMDMTFETVPYRQNPDCPICGEGGVESIEGVEYTDSCAIEGE; encoded by the coding sequence ATGACACTCTCACTCGACAGCACGCAACTCGACCGCTACTCCAGACACATCATCATGGACGAGGTCGGCCCGGAGGGCCAGCGAGCACTGCTCGATTCGTCGGTGCTGGTCGTCGGTGCCGGGGGACTCGGCTCGCCGGTGATCCAGTATCTCGCGGCCGCCGGCGTCGGCACACTCGGCATCGCGGACGCGGACGACGTGGAGCGGTCGAACCTCCAGCGACAGATCGTCCACGCCGATTCGGACGTGGGCGAGCCGAAGGTCGACAGCGCAGCAGCGTACGTCCGCCGTCTGAACCCGGACGTGACGGTCGAGGGCCACCGGACGCGCGTCGGGCCCGACAACGCCGAGTCGCTGGTCGCGGAGTACGATCTGGTGGTCGACGCCTCGGACAACTTCCCGACGCGCTACGTCCTGAACGACACCTGCCGCCTCGCCGAGACACCACTGGTCCACGGGGCCATCTACAAGTTCGAGGGACAGGCGACGACGCTGGTGCCCGAGGGGCCCTGCTACCGGTGTCTGTTCCCCGAAGCGCCGGAACCCGGCACCGTGCCGGACTGCGCGACGACCGGCGTGCTGGGCGTCCTGCCGGGGACCGTCGGCTGTGTGCAGGCGACCGAGGCGGTGAAGGCGATTCTCGGTGCCGGCGAGTTGCTGGCCGGGCGACTGCTGTTCTACGACGCGATGGACATGACCTTCGAGACGGTGCCGTACCGGCAGAACCCCGACTGTCCGATCTGTGGCGAGGGTGGCGTCGAGTCCATCGAGGGTGTGGAGTACACGGACTCGTGTGCGATCGAGGGGGAGTGA
- a CDS encoding CPBP family intramembrane glutamic endopeptidase has product MSSTAASATSGSDDPDRRDHAATGSGDRDTILLQQLAVLFGLGLLGVGALVATTYVQYRGRANLPFSPEILALLSALVPTILLAVAVVLGTVLAPRVGFRSHVADRVETGSRVLPKLAGEWRVAVAVGGGLGVVVILLDFGFQSVFGSITTTSTVSPDAALLALAGSIPLRVLYGGITEELLLRWGFMSLAVWLLWKLAGVVGAVGRRGRDTGGGGDGPSAPTAPAPTSAVVWAGILIAAVAFGLGHLPTLFALGPASFPVVGRTILLNAILGTGFGWLFWRRSLEAAMLGHVAFHALIVPVSAVVILVG; this is encoded by the coding sequence ATGTCCTCCACTGCCGCCTCCGCGACGTCAGGCTCCGACGATCCCGACCGGAGAGACCACGCCGCGACCGGCTCCGGGGACCGGGACACGATCCTGCTGCAACAGCTCGCGGTCCTGTTCGGCCTCGGTCTGCTCGGCGTCGGCGCGCTGGTCGCCACGACCTACGTCCAGTATCGCGGTCGGGCGAACCTCCCCTTCTCGCCCGAGATCCTCGCGCTCCTCTCGGCGCTGGTGCCGACCATCCTGCTCGCGGTCGCGGTCGTCCTCGGGACCGTCCTCGCGCCGCGCGTCGGCTTCCGGTCACACGTCGCCGACCGGGTGGAAACCGGGTCGCGCGTCCTGCCGAAACTCGCGGGCGAGTGGCGCGTCGCGGTCGCAGTCGGCGGCGGTCTCGGCGTCGTCGTGATCCTCCTCGACTTCGGCTTCCAATCCGTCTTCGGGTCGATCACGACGACCAGCACCGTCTCGCCCGACGCGGCGCTCCTCGCGCTCGCGGGGTCGATCCCACTCCGAGTGCTGTACGGCGGGATCACCGAGGAACTGCTCCTCCGCTGGGGGTTCATGTCGCTCGCCGTCTGGCTCCTCTGGAAACTCGCCGGTGTCGTCGGCGCAGTCGGTCGGCGCGGTCGAGACACCGGTGGTGGCGGTGACGGCCCGTCGGCCCCGACCGCCCCCGCGCCGACCTCGGCAGTCGTCTGGGCCGGCATCCTGATCGCGGCGGTCGCGTTCGGACTCGGCCACCTGCCGACGCTGTTCGCACTCGGGCCGGCTTCGTTCCCGGTCGTGGGGCGGACGATCCTACTGAACGCTATCCTGGGAACCGGCTTCGGCTGGCTGTTCTGGCGGCGGAGTCTGGAGGCCGCGATGCTCGGCCACGTCGCCTTCCACGCGCTGATCGTCCCGGTCTCGGCCGTGGTGATCCTCGTCGGCTGA